From one Geoalkalibacter halelectricus genomic stretch:
- a CDS encoding circularly permuted type 2 ATP-grasp protein: protein MPQPAKPQPGSISQAYATKLQAYDEMFAGEGQLLPHWQPLTQELDQLGREGLRRRQQMALRLLRENGVTFNVHNGLRGAARPWQLDPIPLFISADEWVAIEAGLIQRAELLNLILADLYGPQRLLKDGIVPPELIFAHAGFQRAVVGMNFPDDRPLVLCSSNLARGPDGRMWVIDDRTQAPSGAGYALENRMVMTRIAPALFRKCHVKRLAAFFQPLRDRLARLAPQNREDPRIVVLTPGPYSSTYFEHAYLANYLGYTLVQGDDLSVRDGRVWLKTLEGLRQVDVILRRLNDDYCDPLELREDSQLGVTGLLQAARLGHVAIANPIGSGALENPGLAAFLPGIARYLLGEDLKLPSVATWWCGQERERDFVLANLNRLVIKPIHRTRGYRALFGAQLSAAEQAAVRERILRKPHLYIGQEMVSFSTAPSLVDGAVEPRNAVLRSFLVAGDQGYNAMPGGLTRISPLAGDLVVSNKAGGLSKDAWVLSKEPVHYVSLWRKPKLDQVLPFHSEPLPSRAADSLFWAGRYVERSEGMARLLRSIFLLRREMRDANGEIPKPYLHSLLRALTHVTGTYPGFVGEGCEKRLQKPLPELRSLLFDSGRTGSLTATLEAFGQATLSVRDYWPTEVWRVVDAMRQDWGNEEDVSEPRSYRVEDRLNHLIMQLVAFSGLGAESMPREAGWMLLDTGRRLERALGLISLVRATLVPRMEEGVQRQLMETVLVTCDSLNAFRRRYRSYMHLPTVLELILMDPHHPRSLAFQLDCLQQHIAELPRAQPSQRLGAEERCILEAYTRVRLADAAELAKVEEDAGIAPALDDLLAAQTESLWCLSDLITSAYFSHSLPAQQLSPQRTVEEL, encoded by the coding sequence GTGCCGCAACCCGCCAAGCCCCAACCTGGATCGATCAGCCAGGCCTACGCCACCAAGCTCCAAGCCTACGACGAGATGTTCGCCGGCGAGGGACAACTGCTGCCGCATTGGCAGCCCCTTACGCAGGAGCTTGATCAGCTCGGCCGCGAAGGCCTGCGCCGCCGCCAGCAGATGGCACTGCGGCTGCTGCGCGAAAATGGCGTCACCTTCAATGTCCACAATGGGTTGCGCGGGGCCGCGCGCCCCTGGCAGCTCGATCCCATTCCGCTGTTCATCAGCGCCGATGAGTGGGTGGCCATCGAAGCCGGCCTGATTCAGCGCGCCGAATTGCTCAATCTGATCCTCGCCGACCTCTACGGTCCGCAGCGACTGCTTAAGGACGGTATCGTCCCGCCTGAGCTCATTTTCGCCCACGCCGGTTTCCAGCGCGCCGTCGTCGGCATGAATTTCCCCGACGACCGCCCTCTGGTACTGTGCTCCTCCAATCTGGCGCGCGGCCCCGACGGGCGCATGTGGGTCATCGACGACCGCACCCAGGCGCCCTCGGGCGCCGGCTACGCCCTGGAAAACCGCATGGTGATGACGCGCATCGCCCCGGCGTTGTTCCGCAAGTGCCACGTCAAACGCCTGGCGGCTTTCTTTCAGCCCCTGCGCGACCGCCTCGCGCGGCTCGCTCCGCAAAACCGCGAAGATCCCCGCATCGTGGTGCTTACGCCGGGCCCCTACAGCTCAACCTATTTCGAGCACGCCTATCTGGCCAATTACCTTGGCTACACCCTGGTCCAGGGAGACGATCTGAGCGTTCGCGACGGCCGTGTCTGGCTCAAGACCCTGGAAGGCCTGCGCCAGGTCGACGTAATTCTGCGGCGCCTCAACGACGATTACTGCGATCCCCTGGAACTGCGCGAGGATTCTCAACTCGGCGTTACCGGACTGTTGCAGGCGGCGCGCCTCGGTCATGTGGCGATTGCCAATCCCATCGGCAGCGGCGCCCTGGAAAACCCCGGCCTGGCGGCCTTTTTGCCGGGGATCGCGCGCTATCTGCTGGGCGAGGATCTCAAGCTTCCCTCGGTTGCCACCTGGTGGTGCGGGCAAGAACGTGAGCGCGATTTCGTGCTGGCCAATCTCAATCGCCTGGTCATCAAACCCATCCATCGCACCCGCGGCTACCGAGCCCTGTTCGGTGCGCAACTCAGCGCCGCCGAACAAGCGGCCGTGCGCGAGCGTATTCTGCGCAAGCCCCACCTCTACATCGGCCAGGAGATGGTGAGTTTCTCGACGGCGCCCTCCCTCGTGGACGGCGCGGTGGAGCCGCGCAACGCGGTGCTGCGCTCCTTTCTGGTAGCCGGCGATCAGGGCTACAACGCCATGCCCGGCGGCTTGACGCGCATCTCTCCCCTCGCCGGGGATCTGGTGGTCTCGAACAAGGCGGGCGGGCTCAGCAAGGACGCCTGGGTACTGTCGAAGGAACCGGTCCATTACGTCAGCCTGTGGCGCAAACCCAAGCTCGACCAGGTTCTGCCCTTTCACTCCGAACCCCTGCCGAGCCGTGCCGCCGACAGCCTGTTCTGGGCCGGGCGTTACGTGGAGCGCTCCGAGGGCATGGCGCGGCTGCTGCGCTCCATCTTTCTGCTGCGCCGCGAGATGCGCGACGCCAACGGCGAAATTCCCAAACCCTATCTGCACAGTCTGCTGCGCGCCCTCACCCATGTCACCGGCACCTATCCCGGCTTTGTCGGCGAAGGCTGCGAAAAGCGCCTGCAAAAACCCCTGCCCGAGCTGCGCTCCCTGCTCTTCGACAGCGGACGAACCGGCAGCCTCACCGCGACCCTGGAAGCCTTCGGCCAGGCGACTCTCTCCGTGCGCGACTACTGGCCGACCGAGGTCTGGCGGGTGGTCGACGCCATGCGTCAGGATTGGGGCAACGAAGAAGACGTGTCCGAGCCGCGCAGCTACCGGGTTGAGGATCGTCTCAACCACCTGATCATGCAGTTGGTGGCCTTCAGCGGTCTGGGCGCGGAAAGCATGCCCCGCGAGGCGGGCTGGATGCTGTTGGATACGGGACGGCGGCTGGAACGTGCCCTGGGCCTGATCTCCCTGGTGCGCGCCACCCTGGTTCCGCGCATGGAGGAAGGCGTGCAGCGCCAACTCATGGAGACCGTTCTCGTGACCTGCGACAGCCTCAACGCCTTTCGCCGCCGCTACCGCTCCTACATGCATCTGCCGACGGTTCTCGAGCTGATTCTCATGGACCCCCACCACCCCCGCTCCCTGGCTTTTCAACTCGATTGCCTCCAGCAGCACATTGCCGAGTTGCCGCGCGCGCAACCATCCCAGCGCCTCGGCGCCGAGGAGCGCTGCATTCTGGAGGCCTACACCAGGGTACGGCTGGCGGACGCCGCGGAATTGGCCAAGGTCGAGGAGGACGCGGGGATCGCCCCCGCCCTGGACGATTTGCTGGCGGCGCAAACCGAGAGCCTCTGGTGCCTCTCTGATCTGATCACCAGCGCCTATTTCAGCCACTCCCTGCCCGCCCAGCAGCTTTCCCCGCAACGTACGGTGGAGGAGCTATGA
- a CDS encoding transglutaminase family protein: protein MSIRVVCKHFTRYSYDRPVSLTPHILRLRPAPHSRTPIRAYSLRVYPEKHFLNWQQDPFGNYLARVVFPEKTRELRIEVEVVADMTVINPFDFFIEETAETYPFSYAAQLRKELAPYFEVEESGPLLTRWLAGVDRKEARTVDFLVALNHRVRDCVDYSVRLEPGIQSCEETLERAVGSCRDSAWLLVQILRHLGLAARFVSGYLIQLTADEKSLDGPSGPEADFTDLHAWTEVYVPGAGWIGLDPTSGLFAGEGHIPLACTPAPVSAAPVTGATDKCEVHFEFDNRVERIREDPRVTKPYSDTQWERIDALGRQVDEDLHAGDVRLTMGGEPTFVSIDDMEAAEWNTAADGPHKRALANDLLRRLRQSFGSGGMLHFGQGKWYPGEPLPRWSYGCFWRRDGVAVWRDAELLADVSKDAGMSAAQAETFARHLAERLGVDPARVVPGYEDVFYYLWKEATLPENVDPLKADLKDPLERRYLAGLLDRGMGTPTGYALPLQWNVEQGGWLSGPWEFRRGHMFLIPGGSAMGLRLPLDSLPWVAPEKREIWPEHNLFGELPPLEDYHGEVARRYRSLETPPAAHPELREQPPAHGRREGDLVKVPHTALCIEAREGRLHVFMPPLTLLEPYLDLVAALEATAAALSLPVVLEGYEPPRDPRLERLLVTPDPGVIEVNIHPAADWNTLVHNTTTLYEQARLSRLGTEKFMLDGRHTGTGGGNHITIGGPTPADSPVLRRPDLLRSLVTYWQHHPGLSYLFSSMFVGPTSQAPRVDEARNDALYELEIAFQQMPKGHTTAPWLVDRLLRNLLIDMTGNTHRAEFCIDKLYSPDSPTGRLGLVELRAFEMPPHARMSLVQNLLLRTLIAWFWKQPYEHDLIRWGTELHDRFLLPHFVREDMREVVADLNRAGYPFDLAWFEPFLEFRFPHFGTVAIDAMELELRFAIEPWHVLGEEMGSQGTARFVDSSVERLQVRITGLTEPRHAVVCNGRRLSLRSTGRRGEYVVGVRYRAWQPPSALHPTIKPHSPLVFKVIDTWSGQSIGGCTYHVSHPGGRSYDVFPVNALEAEARRITRFWDLGGNPGAVTIPPPSFAGAGTLTPDVGPPQPMTPPEEEPNEEFPYTVDLRRMPRV from the coding sequence ATGTCCATTCGTGTCGTCTGCAAGCACTTCACCCGTTACAGCTATGACCGTCCGGTCAGCCTGACGCCCCACATCCTGCGCCTGCGCCCGGCACCCCATTCGCGCACCCCGATCCGGGCCTACAGTCTCAGGGTTTATCCGGAAAAACATTTCCTCAACTGGCAGCAAGACCCCTTCGGCAACTATCTGGCCCGGGTGGTGTTTCCGGAGAAAACCCGCGAACTGCGCATCGAGGTCGAGGTGGTGGCGGATATGACCGTCATCAATCCCTTTGACTTTTTCATCGAGGAGACGGCCGAGACCTACCCCTTTTCCTACGCTGCGCAGTTGCGCAAGGAACTCGCGCCCTATTTTGAAGTCGAGGAGTCAGGCCCCCTGCTGACCCGCTGGCTGGCCGGCGTCGATAGAAAAGAAGCCAGAACCGTCGACTTTCTCGTCGCCCTCAACCACAGGGTGCGCGACTGCGTCGATTATTCGGTGCGGCTCGAACCCGGCATCCAGAGCTGCGAAGAGACTCTGGAGCGCGCAGTGGGCTCGTGCCGCGACTCGGCCTGGCTGCTGGTGCAGATCCTGCGCCACTTGGGACTGGCGGCACGTTTTGTCTCCGGATACCTGATCCAGCTCACCGCCGATGAAAAATCCCTCGACGGACCCTCCGGACCCGAAGCCGACTTCACCGACCTGCACGCCTGGACCGAAGTTTATGTTCCGGGCGCGGGCTGGATCGGCCTCGACCCGACTTCGGGCCTGTTCGCCGGCGAGGGGCACATTCCCCTGGCCTGCACCCCCGCCCCCGTTAGCGCCGCACCGGTCACGGGCGCCACGGACAAGTGCGAGGTGCACTTCGAGTTCGACAACCGGGTTGAGCGCATCCGCGAGGATCCGCGCGTAACCAAGCCCTACAGTGACACGCAATGGGAGCGCATCGATGCCTTGGGACGCCAGGTCGACGAAGATCTGCACGCCGGGGACGTGCGCCTGACCATGGGCGGGGAGCCCACCTTTGTCTCCATCGACGACATGGAGGCCGCCGAGTGGAACACCGCCGCCGACGGTCCGCACAAGCGCGCCCTGGCCAACGACTTGCTGCGCCGCCTGCGCCAGTCCTTCGGCTCCGGGGGCATGCTGCATTTCGGCCAGGGCAAGTGGTACCCGGGCGAACCCCTGCCGCGCTGGTCCTATGGCTGCTTCTGGCGCAGGGACGGCGTAGCGGTCTGGCGCGACGCCGAGCTGCTGGCCGATGTGTCCAAGGATGCCGGCATGAGCGCCGCGCAGGCCGAAACCTTCGCGCGCCACCTGGCCGAGCGACTCGGAGTCGATCCCGCGCGCGTGGTGCCCGGCTACGAGGATGTCTTCTACTATCTGTGGAAGGAAGCAACCCTGCCGGAGAACGTCGATCCCCTCAAGGCCGATCTCAAGGATCCCCTGGAGCGCCGCTACCTGGCGGGGCTGCTCGACCGCGGCATGGGCACGCCCACGGGCTACGCGCTGCCGCTGCAGTGGAACGTCGAGCAGGGCGGCTGGCTCAGCGGCCCCTGGGAATTTCGCCGCGGGCACATGTTTCTCATCCCCGGCGGCTCGGCCATGGGTTTGCGCCTGCCCCTGGATTCCCTGCCGTGGGTGGCGCCGGAAAAGCGCGAAATCTGGCCCGAGCACAACCTCTTCGGCGAGCTGCCGCCCCTGGAGGACTACCATGGCGAAGTCGCCAGGCGCTATCGTTCCCTGGAAACACCGCCGGCCGCCCATCCTGAACTGCGCGAGCAGCCCCCCGCCCATGGGCGCCGCGAGGGCGACCTGGTCAAGGTGCCGCACACCGCCCTGTGCATCGAGGCGCGCGAGGGGCGCCTGCATGTGTTCATGCCGCCACTGACCCTGCTTGAACCCTACCTGGATCTGGTCGCGGCGCTCGAAGCCACGGCCGCGGCGCTGTCCCTGCCGGTGGTTCTGGAAGGCTACGAGCCGCCACGCGACCCCCGCCTTGAGCGCTTGCTGGTCACCCCCGATCCAGGCGTGATCGAGGTCAACATTCACCCCGCCGCCGACTGGAACACCCTGGTGCACAACACCACGACCCTCTACGAACAGGCCCGACTGAGCCGCCTCGGCACCGAGAAATTCATGCTCGACGGCCGGCACACGGGCACCGGCGGCGGCAATCACATCACCATCGGCGGACCCACCCCCGCCGACAGCCCGGTGTTGCGCCGCCCCGATCTGCTGCGCAGCCTGGTCACCTACTGGCAGCACCACCCAGGTCTTTCCTATTTGTTTTCGAGCATGTTCGTAGGACCGACCAGTCAGGCGCCGCGCGTCGACGAGGCCCGCAACGACGCGCTCTACGAGCTTGAAATCGCCTTCCAGCAGATGCCCAAGGGCCACACCACGGCCCCCTGGCTGGTGGACCGTCTGCTGCGCAACCTGCTCATCGACATGACCGGCAACACCCATCGGGCCGAATTCTGTATCGACAAGCTCTACTCGCCCGACAGCCCCACCGGGCGCCTCGGGCTGGTGGAGCTGCGCGCCTTCGAGATGCCGCCCCATGCGCGCATGAGCCTAGTGCAGAACCTGCTGCTGCGCACCCTGATCGCCTGGTTCTGGAAGCAGCCCTACGAGCACGACCTGATTCGCTGGGGCACGGAGCTGCATGACCGTTTCCTGCTGCCGCACTTCGTGCGCGAGGACATGCGCGAGGTGGTCGCCGATCTCAATCGCGCCGGCTACCCCTTTGATCTGGCCTGGTTCGAGCCGTTTCTCGAGTTCCGCTTCCCCCATTTCGGCACCGTCGCGATCGATGCCATGGAGCTTGAATTGCGCTTTGCCATCGAGCCCTGGCATGTGCTCGGCGAGGAGATGGGCAGCCAGGGCACAGCGCGGTTCGTCGACTCCTCGGTAGAGCGCCTGCAAGTGCGCATCACCGGCCTGACCGAGCCGCGCCACGCGGTGGTCTGCAACGGTCGCCGGTTGTCCTTGCGCAGCACCGGGCGCCGGGGCGAGTATGTGGTCGGGGTGCGCTATCGAGCCTGGCAACCGCCCTCGGCCCTGCATCCGACCATCAAACCTCATTCACCCCTGGTCTTCAAGGTGATCGACACCTGGAGCGGGCAGTCCATCGGCGGCTGCACCTACCACGTCTCGCATCCGGGCGGACGCAGCTACGACGTCTTTCCGGTCAATGCCCTGGAGGCCGAAGCGCGCCGCATCACCCGCTTCTGGGATCTGGGCGGCAACCCCGGGGCGGTCACGATCCCACCGCCGAGCTTCGCCGGAGCCGGCACCCTGACGCCCGACGTCGGGCCGCCCCAGCCCATGACTCCGCCTGAGGAGGAGCCCAACGAGGAGTTTCCCTATACAGTGGATTTGCGCCGGATGCCTCGCGTATAA